The Bacteroidota bacterium genome window below encodes:
- a CDS encoding DUF4139 domain-containing protein, with protein sequence MNRIVVQDLAYEIGQESISLTFPPEVNLMNVLFQKNFLSGEKNTAAVKLLQDSVKQLQEQLELVQLEQNMNDEELNVLVANRKIGGESGVEADQLDNVMDVYTERFRLARKKSFDYSKQVDKLNQKIMKLNMQISELGQGNKKPEGNIVITLESKAKVNGQFELSYIASGVSWYPVYDIKTQSDKEQLSLKFKAIINQYTGENWSNVKLTLASGSPFTSGEVPVLSKWILNQANWNYRSRLAGRKDGDYKSNEAAGYYAPQTTYDGNAQGNQILYKDKEDEKSKQRQLFTNADATYTWTTVSSLAASDYVIATPVTIANESAEFMLDVETFTLDTKFEYRCVPKLDNNIFLVANILNFESLDLLPGKANVYLNNSFLSTTYVNPKTQEDTLVIGLGIDKRFVVKRTKLKEFSSKKFLNKNIERETSIEISVKSMVNTPVTVTIYDQYPISSTSDIVVNLIKSDAVVNPENNELKWVLKINPNETIKKDFTYMVKYPKGMTISCE encoded by the coding sequence ATCAATCGCATTGTGGTGCAGGACCTTGCTTACGAGATAGGGCAAGAGAGCATTAGCCTTACCTTTCCGCCAGAAGTAAATTTGATGAATGTACTTTTTCAAAAAAACTTTTTGAGTGGTGAAAAGAATACTGCCGCAGTAAAGTTACTTCAAGATAGTGTAAAGCAATTGCAGGAGCAATTAGAGTTAGTTCAGCTTGAACAAAACATGAATGATGAGGAGCTAAATGTGCTAGTGGCAAATCGAAAGATTGGTGGAGAATCAGGTGTGGAGGCAGATCAGCTTGACAATGTGATGGACGTTTACACCGAACGTTTTCGCTTGGCACGCAAAAAATCTTTTGACTATAGCAAGCAAGTTGACAAGTTAAATCAAAAGATTATGAAACTAAATATGCAGATATCGGAGTTGGGACAAGGAAATAAAAAGCCTGAAGGTAATATTGTAATTACGCTTGAGTCTAAAGCAAAAGTTAATGGACAGTTTGAGCTTTCATACATTGCATCTGGTGTAAGTTGGTATCCGGTATATGATATAAAAACACAAAGCGATAAGGAACAATTAAGCTTGAAGTTTAAGGCCATTATCAATCAGTATACAGGCGAAAACTGGAGCAATGTCAAACTTACGCTTGCCAGTGGAAGCCCTTTTACAAGTGGCGAGGTGCCTGTACTAAGCAAGTGGATTTTGAATCAAGCAAACTGGAATTACCGCTCGCGTTTAGCAGGAAGAAAAGATGGCGATTATAAAAGCAATGAAGCCGCAGGGTATTATGCACCACAAACAACGTATGATGGCAATGCTCAAGGCAATCAAATTTTGTATAAAGACAAAGAAGATGAAAAATCGAAACAACGGCAGCTGTTTACCAATGCAGATGCTACGTACACATGGACCACCGTATCAAGCCTTGCAGCAAGCGATTATGTAATTGCCACTCCGGTAACCATTGCCAACGAATCAGCTGAGTTTATGCTGGATGTAGAAACATTTACCCTCGATACAAAATTTGAATATCGTTGCGTTCCAAAGTTGGATAATAATATTTTCCTTGTGGCAAATATTCTCAATTTCGAATCGCTTGATTTGCTGCCTGGTAAAGCCAATGTATATTTAAACAACAGTTTTCTGAGCACAACGTATGTTAATCCAAAAACACAGGAAGACACACTCGTCATTGGTTTAGGTATTGACAAGCGGTTTGTGGTAAAACGTACCAAGTTGAAAGAATTCAGCAGTAAGAAGTTTTTAAATAAAAATATTGAACGCGAAACCTCCATTGAAATCAGTGTAAAGTCGATGGTCAATACTCCTGTTACGGTTACTATATACGACCAATATCCAATTAGCAGCACCAGCGATATTGTTGTCAATCTTATTAAGTCAGATGCAGTGGTTAATCCTGAAAACAACGAACTAAAATGGGTTTTAAAAATTAATCCGAACGAAACCATAAAGAAAGACTTTACCTATATGGTTAAATACCCAAAGGGGATGACAATTTCATGCGAGTAG
- a CDS encoding SecD/SecF family protein translocase subunit gives MTSENIGKQVAIVLDEQVYSYPTVQGEIPNGNSQITGDFTDMEAADMANILQAGKLPAPCRIIEEAVVGPSLGEKAISSGLWSFVIALILVLLFMVFYYSNAGWVADLALFVNILFLFGVMTSIDAVLTLPGIAGIVLTLGMAVDANVLIYERIREELIDGKGVRLAINDGFQKCHVRYY, from the coding sequence ATGACCTCGGAAAATATTGGCAAGCAAGTCGCAATTGTGCTTGATGAGCAAGTATATTCTTATCCTACCGTGCAGGGAGAAATTCCCAATGGAAATTCACAAATAACCGGTGATTTTACCGACATGGAAGCTGCTGATATGGCTAATATATTACAAGCTGGAAAATTGCCTGCACCTTGCCGCATTATTGAGGAGGCTGTTGTTGGGCCATCTTTAGGCGAAAAAGCAATTAGCTCCGGACTATGGTCATTTGTTATAGCCCTTATATTGGTATTGCTGTTCATGGTATTTTATTATAGCAATGCTGGCTGGGTTGCCGATCTGGCATTGTTTGTCAATATCCTGTTTTTATTTGGAGTAATGACATCTATCGATGCAGTACTTACCTTACCAGGTATTGCCGGAATTGTGCTTACCCTGGGTATGGCTGTTGATGCCAACGTTCTTATATATGAACGAATACGCGAAGAATTGATTGACGGCAAGGGGGTTAGGTTAGCCATCAACGATGGTTTTCAAAAATGCCATGTCCGCTATTATTGA
- a CDS encoding 1-deoxy-D-xylulose-5-phosphate synthase — MAQQVVPRALLSTIQCPEELRKLKVHQLEQVAQELRNFIIDIVSVNGGHFGASLGVVELTVALHYVFNTPSDQLVWDVGHQAYGHKILTGRRDQFHTNRLYEGISGFPKRSESEFDTFGVGHSSTSISAALGMAVASRLKGDKKRQHVAIIGDGAMTAGLAFEGLNHAGVENSNLLVVLNDNCMSIDPNVGALKEYLTDVTTSETYNKVKDEVWRLLGKISKFGPNAQSIVAKVENAIKSSLLKQSNLFESLRFRYFGPIDGHDVNHLVKVMNDLKKIPGPKILHCVTVKGKGYSLAEQDQTKWHAPGLFDKITGEIFKPVVNKPKPPKYQDVFGHTIVELAERNSKIVGVTPAMPSGSSLNIMMKAIPDRAFDVGIAEQHAVTFSAGMATQGLIPFCNIYSSFMQRAYDQVVHDVALQKLNVVFCLDRGGLAGADGPTHHGSFDLAYMRCIPNMIVSAPMNEQELRNLMYTAQHDNMGAFVIRYPRGNGVMVDWRTPFEAIKVGTGRKLRGGEQVAILSIGHPGNFVVEACDLLAKENIYPAHYDMRFVKPLDSVLLHEVFSNFKEVITIEDGCIQGGFGSAVAEFMIDNNYATNITRLGIPDSFVEHGEQSELYNECGFDAKAIIKTVRQKLVVYHFQKEQGKNITTSNSPPQGYREII; from the coding sequence ATGGCTCAACAAGTAGTACCCAGAGCGTTGCTAAGCACTATTCAATGTCCCGAAGAGTTGCGCAAACTAAAAGTACATCAATTGGAACAGGTTGCACAAGAGTTACGCAATTTTATCATCGACATTGTATCGGTTAATGGAGGCCATTTTGGCGCCAGCCTTGGTGTAGTGGAACTAACCGTTGCCTTGCACTATGTGTTTAATACTCCCAGCGACCAGTTGGTTTGGGATGTAGGGCATCAGGCTTATGGCCATAAAATACTTACCGGCAGACGCGATCAATTTCACACCAACAGGCTGTATGAAGGCATCAGTGGTTTTCCAAAACGCAGCGAAAGTGAGTTTGATACTTTTGGTGTAGGGCACTCATCCACATCCATAAGTGCGGCTTTGGGTATGGCCGTTGCTTCGCGTTTAAAAGGAGATAAAAAAAGGCAGCATGTGGCCATCATTGGTGATGGAGCAATGACCGCAGGTCTTGCTTTTGAAGGACTTAATCATGCCGGAGTAGAAAACTCCAACTTGCTGGTAGTACTCAACGATAATTGTATGAGCATTGATCCTAATGTGGGTGCATTAAAAGAATACCTTACCGATGTTACGACTTCTGAAACCTATAACAAAGTTAAAGATGAGGTATGGAGGCTTTTGGGTAAAATTTCAAAATTCGGACCAAATGCGCAATCCATAGTTGCCAAAGTTGAAAATGCCATAAAGAGTTCTTTGCTTAAGCAAAGTAACTTGTTCGAATCGTTGCGCTTCCGCTACTTTGGTCCTATAGATGGACATGATGTAAATCACCTGGTGAAGGTGATGAACGATTTGAAAAAAATTCCCGGGCCTAAAATTTTACATTGTGTTACCGTAAAAGGTAAGGGCTATTCCCTTGCCGAACAAGATCAAACAAAATGGCACGCACCCGGATTGTTTGATAAGATTACCGGAGAAATTTTTAAGCCTGTAGTTAATAAGCCAAAGCCACCTAAATATCAAGATGTTTTTGGACACACCATAGTTGAATTGGCTGAACGTAATAGTAAGATTGTAGGAGTTACGCCTGCCATGCCTTCGGGATCATCACTTAATATTATGATGAAAGCAATACCAGATCGTGCTTTCGATGTGGGTATAGCTGAGCAACATGCAGTTACTTTTAGTGCAGGCATGGCCACACAGGGGCTCATTCCATTTTGTAATATTTATTCATCGTTTATGCAACGTGCTTATGATCAGGTGGTGCATGATGTGGCATTACAAAAACTGAATGTGGTATTTTGCCTTGACCGTGGCGGCCTTGCTGGTGCCGATGGGCCTACTCATCACGGTTCGTTCGACCTGGCTTACATGCGTTGCATTCCAAACATGATAGTGAGTGCTCCAATGAACGAGCAGGAACTACGCAATCTAATGTACACTGCTCAGCATGATAATATGGGGGCTTTTGTTATCCGATATCCGCGTGGCAATGGTGTGATGGTAGATTGGCGTACCCCGTTCGAAGCAATTAAAGTAGGTACAGGACGTAAATTACGTGGTGGCGAACAAGTTGCAATATTAAGCATAGGGCATCCCGGTAATTTTGTAGTGGAAGCTTGCGACTTGCTTGCTAAAGAAAATATCTACCCCGCACATTACGACATGCGCTTTGTTAAGCCTCTCGATAGTGTTTTGTTGCACGAAGTTTTTAGTAACTTCAAGGAAGTTATAACTATTGAAGATGGATGTATTCAGGGTGGTTTTGGCAGTGCTGTTGCCGAGTTTATGATTGATAATAATTACGCTACCAATATTACCCGCCTTGGTATTCCCGATAGCTTTGTTGAACATGGTGAGCAAAGCGAGCTATATAATGAATGTGGTTTTGATGCAAAAGCAATAATCAAAACAGTACGTCAAAAACTGGTAGTTTATCACTTCCAAAAAGAGCAAGGCAAAAATATAACCACAAGCAATTCGCCTCCTCAAGGCTATCGAGAAATAATATGA
- a CDS encoding metallophosphoesterase — protein sequence MTPIEMIVRTLILILLLGLIDLYVFQGVKTISRNFTPTTQRNIQIAFWLLNAVCCTILIAGVTISDYHSWNKVFRTYAFAFILIFYFSKVFFIAFLLIDDISRVFQFVYTKLKGNDSLSNDYNTSGYISRHDFIVKTGLVIAAIPFISMVAGMVKGAYNYTIHRVKIKHAGIPKEFNGFKIVQISDIHSGSFTFEHKVDRAVEMILNQKPDLVLFTGDLVNEMASEVLPFIETFKKITAPHGVFSILGNHDYGDYHQWPSAEDKQQNFDNLIQSHADIGWKLMMDEHQYIEKGDSKIGLLGVQNWSSHKRFPRHGDLIKATNNFEPQSFNLLMSHDPSHWHGEVLDKYPFIHLTLSGHTHGMQFGIEIPGIKWSPVQYVYRQWAGLYSKENQHLYVNRGLGFIGYPGRVGIMPEITVFELVATS from the coding sequence GTGACTCCTATTGAAATGATTGTTCGTACCTTAATTCTTATCCTTTTACTGGGGTTAATTGATTTATATGTTTTTCAGGGTGTAAAAACTATATCACGCAACTTTACACCAACAACACAACGAAATATTCAAATTGCTTTTTGGTTGCTCAATGCTGTATGCTGCACTATTTTAATTGCAGGTGTTACCATTTCCGACTATCATAGTTGGAATAAAGTATTCCGCACGTATGCGTTTGCTTTTATACTTATCTTTTATTTTTCGAAAGTCTTCTTTATCGCCTTTCTTCTTATTGATGATATTTCACGTGTATTTCAATTTGTTTATACAAAATTAAAAGGCAACGATTCACTATCGAATGACTATAATACATCTGGGTATATTAGCAGACATGATTTTATTGTAAAAACCGGATTGGTAATAGCAGCTATTCCCTTTATTAGTATGGTGGCAGGTATGGTTAAAGGTGCTTACAATTATACCATTCATAGGGTTAAGATTAAACATGCAGGCATTCCAAAAGAGTTTAATGGTTTTAAGATTGTGCAAATTTCGGATATACATAGCGGCAGTTTTACATTTGAACATAAGGTAGACAGGGCGGTTGAAATGATATTAAATCAAAAGCCTGACCTGGTGCTATTTACCGGAGATTTAGTTAATGAAATGGCATCCGAAGTACTTCCTTTTATCGAAACTTTTAAAAAAATTACTGCACCTCATGGAGTATTCTCCATACTTGGCAACCACGATTATGGTGATTATCATCAATGGCCAAGTGCTGAGGATAAGCAACAAAACTTTGATAACCTTATTCAGTCGCATGCAGATATTGGGTGGAAGCTAATGATGGATGAACATCAATACATCGAAAAAGGAGACTCTAAAATCGGATTGTTAGGTGTACAAAACTGGAGCTCGCATAAGCGATTTCCAAGGCATGGCGATTTGATTAAAGCAACAAATAATTTTGAGCCGCAATCTTTCAACTTACTTATGTCTCACGACCCTTCGCATTGGCATGGCGAAGTGCTGGATAAATACCCATTCATTCATCTTACACTTTCGGGCCACACGCATGGAATGCAGTTTGGCATTGAAATACCAGGAATAAAATGGAGTCCCGTGCAATATGTTTACAGGCAATGGGCCGGCTTATACTCGAAAGAAAACCAACACTTGTATGTTAACCGGGGGCTTGGATTTATTGGTTATCCGGGCCGTGTAGGCATTATGCCTGAGATTACAGTATTTGAACTTGTAGCAACCTCCTAA